A genomic stretch from Coffea arabica cultivar ET-39 chromosome 10c, Coffea Arabica ET-39 HiFi, whole genome shotgun sequence includes:
- the LOC113714680 gene encoding transcription factor bHLH93-like, translated as MEFYSEHNFLEELLALRSEPWEGSVPMGLMNHDFYSNVFGSDLAAGFAENTIPIPPPNASLEGYSLPIDQTQSLNYSAFGEFYGHFGDELSPPELTDSSCNKLDTPQFPSQEDLSVMDDDDQGLFAGNNNSVQSLELVRPPLCKVEELQEPFQSAEALVPLFNMGMVCPERKNNKSKKLNGQPSKNLMAERRRRKRLNDRLSMLRSVVPKISKMDRTSILGDTIDYMKELLERINNIQEEKDVVSNQPSLMSIFKDVKPNEVLVRNSPKFDVERRNNDTRIEICCSGKPGLLLSTLTTLEALGLEIQQCVISCFNDFTVQASCSEELEQRGILSSEDIKQALFRNAGYGGRCL; from the exons ATGGAGTTTTATAGCGAGCACAATTTCTTGGAGGAATTACTAGCTCTAAGAAGTGAGCCATGGGAAGGTTCTGTTCCGATGGGATTGATGAATCATGATTTTTACAGCAATGTTTTCGGCAGCGATCTTGCAGCTGGTTTTGCTGAAAACACCATCCCCATTCCTCCTCCAAATGCATCTCTTGAAGGTTATTCTTTGCCTATTGATCAAACTCAAAGTTTGAACTACTCCGCATTTGGTGAATTCTATGGCCATTTTGGAGATGAATTATCGCCTCCCGAGCTAACAGATTCATCCTGCAACAAGCTCGATACCCCTCAGTTTCCATCTCAAGAAGATTTGTCCGTCATGGATGATGATGATCAGGGTTTATTTGCTGGAAACAATAACAGCGTTCAGAGTTTGGAGCTGGTCAGACCACCATTGTGTAAGGTGGAGGAGCTGCAGGAGCCATTTCAATCAGCTGAAGCTTTAGTGCCCTTGTTCAACATGGGAATGGTCTGCCCTGAAAGAAAGAACAACAAATCCAAGAAGCTAAATGGACAGCCCTCAAAGAACCTAATGGCTGAGAGAAGGCGAAGGAAGCGCCTCAATGATCGCCTCTCAATGCTCAGATCAGTTGTTCCTAAGATCAGCAAG ATGGACAGAACATCTATACTTGGAGACACTATAGATTACATGAAAGAACTGTTAGAAAGAATCAACAACATACAAGAAGAAAAGGACGTGGTGTCTAATCAGCCAAGCTTGATGAGCATCTTCAAGGATGTGAAGCCCAATGAAGTTTTGGTACGAAATTCACCCAAG TTTGATGTGGAAAGGAGAAACAATGATACCCGGATCGAGATATGTTGCTCAGGGAAGCCTGGTCTGTTGCTTTCGACCTTGACTACTCTAGAAGCACTGGGCCTGGAGATTCAACAGTGTGTCATCAGCTGCTTTAATGATTTTACAGTCCAAGCTTCTTGCTCAGAG gaattGGAGCAGAGAGGAATTTTGAGTTCGGAAGATATAAAGCAGGCACTATTTAGAAATGCTGGATATGGTGGAAGATGTCTTTAG
- the LOC113714681 gene encoding phosphoglycerate mutase-like protein 1 isoform X1, with protein sequence MKRAEYDMPRLGELKSVVKLEQIEVADMDCSVGQGLYPLHRCKTIHLVRHAQGFHNVAGEKDHSAYLSPELFDAQLTPLGWKQVDNLRKHVHSTGLSKRIELVICSPLLRTMQTAVGVFGAGSYKDGIDVPPLMTENAGNSSRPAISSLNCPPFIAVELCREHLGVHWCDKRRSVSEYTTLFPAIDFSLIESDADVLWKADVREPNDKVAARGMEFLKWLWTRKEKEIAIVTHSGFLVHTLSAYGNDCHPSVKSEICTPFSNCELRSMVIVDRSMIGSDSSTTNYPGKIPSGTDVPSDDASEEHPAGSAK encoded by the exons ATGAAGAGAGCAGAATATGATATGCCAAGACTTGGGGAATTGAAAAGTGTTGTGAAACTCGAACAAATTGAAG TTGCAGATATGGATTGCTCTGTTGGCCAAGGCTTGTACCCATTACACCGCTGCAAAACTATTCACCTG GTAAGGCATGCTCAAGGATTTCACAATGTTGCTGGTGAAAAGGACCACAGTGCATACTTGTCTCCAGAACTTTTTGATGCCCAACTCACACCTCTGGGTTGGAAGCAG GTAGATAATCTTCGTAAGCATGTTCATTCAACTGGACTGTCCAAGAGGATTGAATTAGTCATCTGCTCCCCTTTGTTAAG GACTATGCAAACGGCAGTAGGAGTTTTTGGTGCAGGAAGTTACAAAGACGGAATAGATGTTCCTCCACTTATGACTGAAAATGCTGGGAATAGTAGCCGACCAGCAATTTCAAGTCTGAACTGCCCTCCATTCATAGCTGTGGAACTTTGTCGAGAACATTTG GGAGTTCATTGGTGTGATAAAAGGAGAAGCGTAAGCGAGTATACGACTCTTTTTCCTGCAATTGATTTTTCACTG ATTGAAAGTGATGCTGATGTATTGTGGAAGGCTGATGTCCGAGAACCAAATGACAAAGTTGCAGCTAGGGGGATGGAATTCTTGAAATG GTTGTGGACACGGAAGGAAAAGGAGATCGCAATTGTTACCCACAGTGGCTTCTTGGTTCATACACTAAGTGCATATGGAAATGACTGTCATCCATCCGTTAAGAGTGAAATATGCACACC ATTTAGCAATTGTGAACTTCGCTCCATGGTTATTGTTGACAGAAG CATGATTGGGTCAGATTCTTCAACAACTAATTATCCAGGCAAAATTCCAAGCGGAACTgatgttccaagtgatgatgcTAGTGAGGAGCATCCTGCCGGGTCAGCCAAGTAG
- the LOC113714681 gene encoding phosphoglycerate mutase-like protein 1 isoform X2, whose amino-acid sequence MDCSVGQGLYPLHRCKTIHLVRHAQGFHNVAGEKDHSAYLSPELFDAQLTPLGWKQVDNLRKHVHSTGLSKRIELVICSPLLRTMQTAVGVFGAGSYKDGIDVPPLMTENAGNSSRPAISSLNCPPFIAVELCREHLGVHWCDKRRSVSEYTTLFPAIDFSLIESDADVLWKADVREPNDKVAARGMEFLKWLWTRKEKEIAIVTHSGFLVHTLSAYGNDCHPSVKSEICTPFSNCELRSMVIVDRSMIGSDSSTTNYPGKIPSGTDVPSDDASEEHPAGSAK is encoded by the exons ATGGATTGCTCTGTTGGCCAAGGCTTGTACCCATTACACCGCTGCAAAACTATTCACCTG GTAAGGCATGCTCAAGGATTTCACAATGTTGCTGGTGAAAAGGACCACAGTGCATACTTGTCTCCAGAACTTTTTGATGCCCAACTCACACCTCTGGGTTGGAAGCAG GTAGATAATCTTCGTAAGCATGTTCATTCAACTGGACTGTCCAAGAGGATTGAATTAGTCATCTGCTCCCCTTTGTTAAG GACTATGCAAACGGCAGTAGGAGTTTTTGGTGCAGGAAGTTACAAAGACGGAATAGATGTTCCTCCACTTATGACTGAAAATGCTGGGAATAGTAGCCGACCAGCAATTTCAAGTCTGAACTGCCCTCCATTCATAGCTGTGGAACTTTGTCGAGAACATTTG GGAGTTCATTGGTGTGATAAAAGGAGAAGCGTAAGCGAGTATACGACTCTTTTTCCTGCAATTGATTTTTCACTG ATTGAAAGTGATGCTGATGTATTGTGGAAGGCTGATGTCCGAGAACCAAATGACAAAGTTGCAGCTAGGGGGATGGAATTCTTGAAATG GTTGTGGACACGGAAGGAAAAGGAGATCGCAATTGTTACCCACAGTGGCTTCTTGGTTCATACACTAAGTGCATATGGAAATGACTGTCATCCATCCGTTAAGAGTGAAATATGCACACC ATTTAGCAATTGTGAACTTCGCTCCATGGTTATTGTTGACAGAAG CATGATTGGGTCAGATTCTTCAACAACTAATTATCCAGGCAAAATTCCAAGCGGAACTgatgttccaagtgatgatgcTAGTGAGGAGCATCCTGCCGGGTCAGCCAAGTAG
- the LOC113714683 gene encoding uncharacterized protein isoform X2, whose product MLLGGMKVIGVYIWVNESSFKNSTITLCQTVKGVSDAVPFMDTDMDERLLIHISYSPRRWTCRNCSLASNITSSSLRPCDFKMGKVLSSLKEFRCTYNFDMRLPVFSENGSSIRKMSEVLRRGLSTHAKELKGAKCLINGRLGIEDEQYAPDGLHEVEFLLPFMHEKSLEVYRQTEVVGVLVFHGSVCSFAYLNPKEPMSQALNEIKEDIIMSLQSRLEILCDEADRDSESIIDEDQGAGRHLSMGKQIPQLDLQLQREFSNLSFPRRVFIPWLAGTYICDYILPSETIEVLKDHCVELMSMEAPEDDSAILGLESEALSVTSASKSFWDIASQLSSESKPDGLISKKSKKERSPGTSQLAKLGDLSIVAAFFVLIFSVVVGLALFVFRSQ is encoded by the exons ATGCTGCTTGGTGGGATGAAGGTTATTGGTGTCTATATATGGGTCAATGAAAGCTCCTTCAAGAATTCAACAATTACACTTTGTCAG ACTGTAAAAGGAGTCTCTGATGCAGTGCCCTTTATGGACACTGATATGGATGAGAGACTGCTCATCCACATTAGTTACAGTCCCAGAAG ATGGACCTGTCGAAATTGTTCGCTGGCTTCTAACATTACATCAAGTAGTTTACGGCCTTGTGATTTCAAAATGGGAAAAGTTTTGTCTTCCTTGAAAGAATTTAGGTGCACATATAACTTTGATATGAG GTTACCAGTTTTCTCTGAAAATGGATCAAGTATCAGAAAAATGAGTGAAGTTCTTCGTCGTGGACTTTCAACGCATGCCAAAGAGCTTAAAGGCGCAAAGTGTTTGATTAATGGAAGACTG GGGATTGAAGATGAGCAATATGCACCAGATGGTTTACATGAAGTTGAATTTCTCCTACCTTTCATGCACGAGAAATCTTTAGAAG TATACAGGCAGACAGAGGTGGTTGGTGTCCTTGTCTTTCATGGTTCTGTGTGCTCTTTTGCATACCTGAATCCGAAGGAACCGATGTCACAAGCTTTGAATGAGATAAAG GAAGACATAATCATGAGTTTGCAAAGTAGATTGGAGATCTTGTGTGATGAGGCAGACAGAGATTCAGAATCAATAATTGATGAAGATCAGGGAGCAGGCCGTCATTTGTCAATGGGAAAACAAATTCCGCAGCTTGACCTACAATTGCAGAG AGAATTCTCAAACCTGTCATTTCCTCGAAGAGTATTCATTCCATGGCTGGCGGGTACATACATCTGTGACTACATTCTGCCATCTGAAACAATTGAG GTTCTCAAAGATCATTGTGTTGAGCTGATGTCCATGGAAGCTCCAGAAGATGATTCAGCAATTTTGGGGCTGGAATCTGAAGCCCTTTCCGTAACCTCTGCCAGCAAGTCTTTTTGGGACATTGCTAGTCAGTTATCTTCAGAATCTAAGCCggatggtttaatctcaaagaaGAGTAAGAAGGAAAGGAGCCCCGGGACATCACAGCTGGCTAAATTAGGTGATTTGAGTATAGTTGCAGCCTTCTTTGTTCTTATATTCTCTGTGGTAGTGGGTTtggctttatttgttttcagATCACAATAA
- the LOC113714683 gene encoding uncharacterized protein isoform X1 → MVKAVVGEESRLKLIEDRLSQAAVPSQVGLVIGKLSKSLDKGFVFDLIPTPLNDAGEPASSLIESGKDDGNKKKGSKSKPQSDSSALVIDRDWVSEHARQVSRMLLGGMKVIGVYIWVNESSFKNSTITLCQTVKGVSDAVPFMDTDMDERLLIHISYSPRRWTCRNCSLASNITSSSLRPCDFKMGKVLSSLKEFRCTYNFDMRLPVFSENGSSIRKMSEVLRRGLSTHAKELKGAKCLINGRLGIEDEQYAPDGLHEVEFLLPFMHEKSLEVYRQTEVVGVLVFHGSVCSFAYLNPKEPMSQALNEIKEDIIMSLQSRLEILCDEADRDSESIIDEDQGAGRHLSMGKQIPQLDLQLQREFSNLSFPRRVFIPWLAGTYICDYILPSETIEVLKDHCVELMSMEAPEDDSAILGLESEALSVTSASKSFWDIASQLSSESKPDGLISKKSKKERSPGTSQLAKLGDLSIVAAFFVLIFSVVVGLALFVFRSQ, encoded by the exons atggtGAAAGCTGTCGTCGGAGAAGAATCACGGCTAAAGTTAATCGAAGATCGGCTCAGCCAAGCCGCTGTTCCCTCTCAGGTAGGTCTTGTAATCGGGAAATTGAGCAAGAGCTTAGACAAAGGCTTCGTTTTCGATTTAATTCCGACTCCCCTGAACGACGCTGGTGAACCAGCTTCTTCACTAATTGAGAGCGGTAAAGATGATGGAAATAAGAAGAAAGGTTCCAAAAGCAAGCCTCAATCCGACTCCTCGGCTTTGGTTATCGACAGAGATTGGGTTTCCGAACACGCTCGTCAG GTCTCGAGAATGCTGCTTGGTGGGATGAAGGTTATTGGTGTCTATATATGGGTCAATGAAAGCTCCTTCAAGAATTCAACAATTACACTTTGTCAG ACTGTAAAAGGAGTCTCTGATGCAGTGCCCTTTATGGACACTGATATGGATGAGAGACTGCTCATCCACATTAGTTACAGTCCCAGAAG ATGGACCTGTCGAAATTGTTCGCTGGCTTCTAACATTACATCAAGTAGTTTACGGCCTTGTGATTTCAAAATGGGAAAAGTTTTGTCTTCCTTGAAAGAATTTAGGTGCACATATAACTTTGATATGAG GTTACCAGTTTTCTCTGAAAATGGATCAAGTATCAGAAAAATGAGTGAAGTTCTTCGTCGTGGACTTTCAACGCATGCCAAAGAGCTTAAAGGCGCAAAGTGTTTGATTAATGGAAGACTG GGGATTGAAGATGAGCAATATGCACCAGATGGTTTACATGAAGTTGAATTTCTCCTACCTTTCATGCACGAGAAATCTTTAGAAG TATACAGGCAGACAGAGGTGGTTGGTGTCCTTGTCTTTCATGGTTCTGTGTGCTCTTTTGCATACCTGAATCCGAAGGAACCGATGTCACAAGCTTTGAATGAGATAAAG GAAGACATAATCATGAGTTTGCAAAGTAGATTGGAGATCTTGTGTGATGAGGCAGACAGAGATTCAGAATCAATAATTGATGAAGATCAGGGAGCAGGCCGTCATTTGTCAATGGGAAAACAAATTCCGCAGCTTGACCTACAATTGCAGAG AGAATTCTCAAACCTGTCATTTCCTCGAAGAGTATTCATTCCATGGCTGGCGGGTACATACATCTGTGACTACATTCTGCCATCTGAAACAATTGAG GTTCTCAAAGATCATTGTGTTGAGCTGATGTCCATGGAAGCTCCAGAAGATGATTCAGCAATTTTGGGGCTGGAATCTGAAGCCCTTTCCGTAACCTCTGCCAGCAAGTCTTTTTGGGACATTGCTAGTCAGTTATCTTCAGAATCTAAGCCggatggtttaatctcaaagaaGAGTAAGAAGGAAAGGAGCCCCGGGACATCACAGCTGGCTAAATTAGGTGATTTGAGTATAGTTGCAGCCTTCTTTGTTCTTATATTCTCTGTGGTAGTGGGTTtggctttatttgttttcagATCACAATAA